The sequence CCCCCTGCGCAACCCCAGTGTGGGAGGCCAGCCCCTCGGCTTCCCTCTGGCCTCCCGTCATCTGGATGCCGCCTACCTGGGCCTGGGTGTGGCCTGGGAACCGGATCTCTTTGGCAAGACCGCCAGCCTGATTGAAGCCAGCGACGCCAGGGCGGAACAGGTGGAGATCATCGCCGATGGCACCCGGTTGATGGTGGTCAGCGCCGTGGTCAGCAACTACCTGCAGCTGCGCAGTGCCCAGGAGCAACAGTCGCTGCTCAGGGCTCAGCTGGCCGATCTGGAGCAGATCCAGCCCAGAGTCGACAGTCTGAGCCGTCACGGGCTCACCTCCAGCGCAGAAGCCGCCCAGGTGGCGGCCCAACGGGAGGCGGTGGCGGCGATGCTGCCTCAGCTTGAAACCGTTATAGAGGTTCATGGCCGCCGATTGGCGATCCTGTTGAGTCAGCCCTCGGGCAGCCTGCTGGCTGAGCTAAAACAACCGACACCTCTGCCTCAGATTCACAGGGTGATCCCCATAGGCCTGCCCTCGGAACTGCTGAAACGACGACCGGACATCCGCCTGGCCGAGCGGCAGATGAAGGTGGCCAACGCCGAGTTGGGGGTGGCCATGGCCAACCGCTATCCCAGTTTCTCGCTCACCGGCACCCCAGGCGTTGCCGCCAGTGACTTCAGCGATCTCTTTGCCAGCGGCAGCAGTGCCTGGAGCTTTGGCGCCGGCGTCAACTGGGCCCTGTTTGACGGCGGCTTACGGGAGGCGATGGAAGCGGTGGCCCAATCCCAGGTCAACATCGCTGCCCTGGATTACCAGCGCACTCTGCTCGGCGCCTTCTCCGAGGTGGAAACCCTGCTCAGCGCCTACGGCTACAGCGAACAGAACCTACAGGCCCTGACCCGCTCCCGGGACCAGGTGGCCAAGGCGGTGTCCCGCACCCAAAGCCTGACAGACTCCGGGCTGGCGAGTACCACAGATCTGCTTAAAGCCAGAGCCTCGCTGCACCAGGCCAACGCCTCACTGGTTCAGGCCAGGGCCCGCCACGCGCAATTGGTGGTGACCCTGTATCAGTCTCTGGGAGGCAGTTGGTCAGAAAGTTGAGGCCGAGGGCATACCGGCCCTGCCGGTATGCCTGATTTCGGGGTACACTTGAGACAGGAATGACTCTTCAGAGACCCTCAAATGGAAAAATGGCAAGCTTGGCTGCTGATCGCCCTGATCCTCGGCGTCATCGTCAGCAACATCATGGTGCTCAAGTACACCGCCAACTATAAGATGCCTCAGTTTGGCAAACCCAACCTGCCCAAAGCCCCCCGCAAGCAAGGCGACGAAGCCGACAGCGCCCCTAACGACGACGGCGACGCATCAGGCAAATCAGGGCAATAGCCAGTCCCCAACCAAATGCGAAGGCGCTGCCGCCCCCCCCACCGCCGCTGTTTGGCGGCACGGTAACCGGAGGCACCAGCGACACCGTTGCCTGGCTGGTCAGTCCGCCGGGCGCGGTCAGCTCCAGAGTCAGGCTGCGGGCGACACCCTGATCGAAGGTCACCAGGTTCACCGTGCGGTTCAGCTGACCGTCGGCAAAACTCACCGGCAGACTCAGCGCGGTGTAATCCCGTCCCGCCTGCGCCGTCCCATCCCGGGTCTCAAGTTGCACCGTCAGTGGACCGCTGCTGCCTCCCTCACGGTTCAGCACTATGGCCAGTACCTGGCCCGAGGTGACCTGATAGCCGGATTGACTGAACACCGCGGTGCCGGTGGCGCCGACACTGCTGTCGATGATCTGCACCGAATGCTGATCCCGCCCCAGGGCCGCCCCGCCAGGCCACAACAGCTGCGCAGTCAGGGTTCGGTTGC is a genomic window of Ferrimonas sp. YFM containing:
- a CDS encoding efflux transporter outer membrane subunit, with protein sequence MRKYLLPLLPLILSGCAVGPKYQAPDQPSWQPAHWQASGSTSAVQADLNWWTQFEDPTLENLVTQALSDNLTVLAAQERVKLARSYREAVSATRLPQVGLGAGYVAGQLSEQGPIGGPLRNPSVGGQPLGFPLASRHLDAAYLGLGVAWEPDLFGKTASLIEASDARAEQVEIIADGTRLMVVSAVVSNYLQLRSAQEQQSLLRAQLADLEQIQPRVDSLSRHGLTSSAEAAQVAAQREAVAAMLPQLETVIEVHGRRLAILLSQPSGSLLAELKQPTPLPQIHRVIPIGLPSELLKRRPDIRLAERQMKVANAELGVAMANRYPSFSLTGTPGVAASDFSDLFASGSSAWSFGAGVNWALFDGGLREAMEAVAQSQVNIAALDYQRTLLGAFSEVETLLSAYGYSEQNLQALTRSRDQVAKAVSRTQSLTDSGLASTTDLLKARASLHQANASLVQARARHAQLVVTLYQSLGGSWSES
- a CDS encoding DUF2897 family protein, with translation MEKWQAWLLIALILGVIVSNIMVLKYTANYKMPQFGKPNLPKAPRKQGDEADSAPNDDGDASGKSGQ